The DNA window CGTGGGGCGACGGAGCAGCGCGACCTGCGCGAACGCGTCGGCACGGGCGCCGTCGGGCACCGCCGCCGGATCGAGGCGCACGCGTTCGGTGACCCGGTAGGCGTGGGGGACCGGTTCGCCCGCCGCCTCCGCGACGGCGGTGACGGCGTCGCCGGGGTCCCCGCCGGTCCAGATCGAGACCAGCGCGGTGACCGGCTCCCCGGGCCCGAACCGCAGCGCGGGCGCCACGTCGGCGTCGTCGAGGTTGACCTGGACGGCGGTGGACCCCGCGGCGGCCAGCGCCTTCCGGAAGGGGGCCGCCAGCAGACGGGCACCGAGCTCAGCGCGGTGCAGGACGACGATCAGTTTCCGCACGCCAGAATACTAGAACCGGTTTCAGTTCAGCGGTCCCGAATGCGCAACACCGTGGGGACTACCCCCGCCTCGCGACGAACGGGCGGAGCCGCTCCAGGGCCTCCTCGATCGGCGCGGTCGCACCGGCGAACGAGAGCCGGACGTACCGGTGCCCGTCGACCGGATCGAAGTCGACGCCGGGAGCGACCGCGACGCCGGTCTCGTCGAGCAGCTCGTAGGTGAGCCGCATCGAGTCGTCGGTCAGATGACCGACGTCGGCGAAGACGTAGAACGCGCCGTCGGCGGGCGCGAGCCGGTCGATGCCCAGCCGCGGTAGCCCGTCGAGCAGCAGCGCGCGGTTGGCGGCGTACCGCTCGACGTGTGAGTTCGCTTCGGCGTACGACTCGGGCTCGAACGCGGCGACGGCGGCGTACTGCGGCAGCGCGGGCGGGCAGATCGTCAGGTTGCCGGTCAGCCGGTCGACCGCGCGGTGCAGGACCTCGGGCACCAGCAGCCAGCCGAGTCGCCAGCCGGTCATCGAGAAGTACTTCGAGAACGAGTTGACGACGATCGCCTCGCGTGACGTCTCCCACGCGGAGGTCGTCGCGGGGGAGCCCGGGTACCGAAGGCCGTGGTAGATCTCGTCGCTGACCAGGCGGATCCCGTGCTCGTCGCAGTAGCCGGCGAGCGCGGCCAGCTCGCCGGGGTCGAGCACCGTGCCGGTCGGGTTGGCCGGGCTAGCCACGATCAGGCCCTTCACCGGCTCGTCGAGCGCGTCCAGCATCGCCACGGTCGGCTGGAAGCGCGTCTCCGGCCCGCAGGGCAGCTCGATGACCTCGCAGTCGAGCGCGCGGAGGATGTTGCGGTAGCAGGGGTAGCCGGGGCGGGCCATGGCCACGC is part of the Cryptosporangium aurantiacum genome and encodes:
- a CDS encoding EthD domain-containing protein — protein: MRKLIVVLHRAELGARLLAAPFRKALAAAGSTAVQVNLDDADVAPALRFGPGEPVTALVSIWTGGDPGDAVTAVAEAAGEPVPHAYRVTERVRLDPAAVPDGARADAFAQVALLRRPTSMTRDEYLEYWMVQHTPIAIRTQGTVCYIQNIVEEALTPSSPPIAGIVEEHFPMAALTDPHAFYGSHGDEAELRRRTSELMASVARFGADQGLDLVPTSRYSWTL
- a CDS encoding aminotransferase class I/II-fold pyridoxal phosphate-dependent enzyme is translated as MDVWAAAAERQRTRGDLINLSAGQPSTPAPAPVRAAAAAALETEVLGYTVALGIPELRDRIAAHHHRTYGIEVTPDDVVVTTAGSGGFLLAFLAAFDAGDRVAMARPGYPCYRNILRALDCEVIELPCGPETRFQPTVAMLDALDEPVKGLIVASPANPTGTVLDPGELAALAGYCDEHGIRLVSDEIYHGLRYPGSPATTSAWETSREAIVVNSFSKYFSMTGWRLGWLLVPEVLHRAVDRLTGNLTICPPALPQYAAVAAFEPESYAEANSHVERYAANRALLLDGLPRLGIDRLAPADGAFYVFADVGHLTDDSMRLTYELLDETGVAVAPGVDFDPVDGHRYVRLSFAGATAPIEEALERLRPFVARRG